A stretch of the Thermofilum adornatum genome encodes the following:
- a CDS encoding anaerobic ribonucleoside triphosphate reductase: MVETVAQKKVPEIVEFERSYLSDLDWEKNENANHNVSYSNFRNYLFEKMVKRREVLAEYLPAGAVEQHFRGDLHIHKLPDALWIPYCAGWSYKKVLQMGLKTPTIVSSPAKHLDTAVAHLTNFFFMGAQEWTGAQAVSAFDLFIAPFIAKDALSPERVKQILQGMLFELNYPARAGYQSPFTNITIVMDTSKDMLEGEAIIGGQKKGTLGDYVEEALIADRMLFELYRDGDAIGQPFTFPIPTVMLTKNFDWNGRRWGDFTDVFFETLSRKGSAYLLNGYASNVEALYAMCCRLTIDVSHVMNGASNGLKLKLDHADEEDAFEKFMKSKENSRAYGIWALPDATGSIGVVTLNLPRLAILSRGEWPRFEELLDSLLENARSVLNTLRKRYEKSLKAGLMPLTKTYLGHFKHHFNTIGVIGLPEASANFMRNPKLWFEGSTSDMKEAIDIEKKMVSLIRERAQELEQKDGVLYNVEEIPGESTGYKLASADVKLFKEELQNGDILIPTDGTAYFYSNSVVPYYADVPIYQRAIWEGEVQQEFTGGVMMHLFLHEQPDPKALRNLIYRIATNTKVVYFSITPTITVCRKCGKSVTGYIDTCPHCGSNEVDHWSRIVGYYRPVRNWNIGKKAEFKLRVTY, translated from the coding sequence ATGGTTGAAACTGTTGCCCAGAAAAAGGTTCCAGAAATTGTTGAGTTTGAGAGATCGTATCTTTCGGATTTAGATTGGGAGAAAAATGAAAACGCTAATCATAATGTTAGTTACAGTAATTTTAGGAATTATCTCTTCGAGAAAATGGTTAAACGCAGAGAAGTACTTGCAGAGTACCTGCCTGCAGGAGCCGTCGAGCAACACTTTAGGGGGGATCTGCACATACACAAGCTTCCAGACGCGCTCTGGATACCCTACTGTGCCGGATGGAGCTACAAGAAGGTTCTACAGATGGGTCTTAAGACTCCCACGATTGTTTCTTCTCCAGCTAAGCACCTCGACACAGCCGTTGCCCATCTAACGAACTTCTTCTTTATGGGTGCCCAGGAGTGGACAGGCGCGCAGGCAGTCAGCGCCTTCGACCTATTCATTGCTCCATTCATAGCTAAAGACGCCTTGTCGCCAGAGAGGGTAAAGCAGATACTCCAGGGAATGCTTTTCGAGCTTAACTATCCGGCTAGAGCCGGCTATCAAAGCCCATTCACCAATATAACGATAGTGATGGATACTAGCAAAGACATGCTTGAAGGAGAGGCGATAATTGGGGGACAAAAGAAGGGAACCCTTGGAGACTACGTGGAAGAGGCACTAATAGCCGACAGGATGTTATTCGAGCTTTATAGGGACGGGGACGCAATTGGGCAACCCTTCACCTTCCCCATTCCAACAGTGATGCTTACCAAGAATTTCGACTGGAACGGCAGGAGATGGGGAGATTTCACAGATGTATTCTTCGAGACGTTGTCTAGGAAGGGCTCCGCATACCTGCTCAACGGCTATGCAAGCAACGTTGAAGCTCTCTACGCGATGTGTTGCCGCCTCACAATCGACGTAAGCCACGTAATGAATGGGGCGTCCAACGGGCTCAAGCTCAAGCTTGACCATGCAGACGAAGAGGACGCGTTTGAAAAATTCATGAAGTCCAAAGAGAACTCCAGAGCCTACGGTATATGGGCGTTGCCAGACGCCACCGGGAGCATAGGCGTTGTTACGCTTAACTTGCCAAGGCTAGCGATACTTAGCAGGGGAGAGTGGCCTAGATTCGAGGAACTGTTGGACTCTCTGCTGGAAAATGCCAGGAGCGTGCTAAACACCCTTAGAAAGAGATATGAGAAATCTCTTAAGGCTGGATTGATGCCTCTTACAAAGACCTACCTCGGGCACTTTAAACACCACTTCAACACTATCGGCGTGATTGGTTTACCTGAAGCCTCTGCAAACTTCATGAGAAACCCCAAGCTGTGGTTCGAGGGCTCTACAAGCGACATGAAGGAGGCAATAGACATCGAGAAAAAGATGGTGTCGCTCATAAGGGAGAGGGCACAAGAGCTTGAACAGAAAGACGGCGTCCTATACAACGTTGAAGAGATACCAGGCGAGAGCACAGGCTACAAACTCGCCTCGGCAGACGTGAAGCTCTTCAAGGAAGAGCTGCAAAACGGCGACATACTCATACCCACGGATGGCACCGCGTACTTCTACAGCAACAGCGTCGTGCCATACTATGCTGATGTCCCCATATACCAGAGAGCAATATGGGAAGGCGAGGTTCAGCAAGAATTTACGGGAGGAGTAATGATGCACCTATTCCTACACGAGCAGCCAGACCCCAAGGCACTTAGAAACCTCATATACAGGATAGCCACAAACACGAAGGTAGTCTACTTCAGCATAACCCCAACAATAACCGTCTGCAGAAAATGTGGAAAAAGCGTGACGGGATACATAGACACCTGTCCACACTGCGGCAGCAACGAGGTAGACCACTGGAGCAGGATAGTCGGATACTATAGGCCAGTCAGAAACTGGAACATAGGAAAGAAGGCAGAGTTCAAACTACGCGTAACATACTAG
- a CDS encoding acetate--CoA ligase family protein, giving the protein MTDPNLEKFFNPESIAVIGASREEEKPGHVIFKILLENRKRGLLKARVYGVNPKADYILGEKIYPSVSAIPDNVDLAVIVVPANLVESAMEDLGKKGVRAAIVITAGFSEIGNVELERRVVDKAKKFGIRIMGPNCVGVFSAWSGVDTIFLPYTKVLGDGREVLSAPRPEKGYVALISQSGAVGTAALDYMSGEGIGLSHFISVGNKADVDEVELIEFLKNDPRTRVILLYVENIKEGRKFIDIVSEVTKEKPVIALKAGRTAAGKRAAASHTAAIAGVDEIYDAAFRRAGVIRANDIEELFDLAKAFVKQPPARGNRIGIITDGGGAGVMATDMAEMLGLRVPELKGEAREKLEELKDKGFLPKYSQLSNPVDLTGSATSEMFVESTRILLESDEVDAVVILALHQVPGIPDPVALAREIAGIAKNYDKPVVAVDTGWSETAILERREFDINGIPAYPTPERAVKSLAGLIRYGEYLSRKGVLDRYVEGILRLRARD; this is encoded by the coding sequence ATGACTGACCCGAATCTTGAGAAGTTTTTTAACCCCGAGAGCATTGCTGTTATTGGGGCTTCCCGGGAAGAAGAAAAGCCCGGCCACGTCATCTTTAAGATTCTGCTTGAAAACAGGAAGAGGGGCCTCTTAAAGGCAAGGGTTTACGGGGTGAACCCTAAGGCAGACTATATTTTAGGAGAAAAAATCTATCCCAGCGTCTCCGCGATACCTGACAACGTTGATCTTGCAGTTATCGTGGTTCCAGCTAACCTCGTAGAGAGCGCGATGGAGGACCTAGGAAAGAAGGGCGTGAGGGCCGCAATAGTGATCACTGCCGGCTTTAGTGAGATTGGCAACGTAGAATTAGAGAGGAGAGTTGTTGATAAAGCCAAAAAGTTTGGAATCAGAATTATGGGTCCAAACTGTGTCGGAGTGTTCTCTGCGTGGAGCGGTGTTGACACTATATTTCTGCCGTACACCAAGGTTCTTGGTGACGGTAGAGAAGTTTTGAGTGCACCAAGACCCGAGAAAGGTTACGTAGCATTAATTTCGCAGAGCGGCGCTGTAGGCACAGCGGCCCTTGACTACATGTCTGGAGAGGGTATAGGGCTTTCACACTTCATCAGTGTTGGCAACAAGGCCGATGTCGACGAGGTCGAGCTGATCGAGTTTTTGAAGAACGATCCACGGACAAGAGTTATACTGCTGTATGTTGAAAACATAAAGGAGGGCAGGAAATTTATAGATATAGTTAGCGAGGTCACAAAGGAAAAACCGGTAATAGCCCTGAAGGCTGGCCGAACAGCGGCAGGAAAACGCGCAGCCGCTTCACACACAGCGGCTATCGCTGGCGTAGACGAAATCTATGATGCGGCGTTCAGGAGGGCTGGCGTTATAAGGGCAAACGACATCGAGGAACTGTTTGACTTGGCAAAGGCATTTGTCAAGCAGCCTCCCGCCAGGGGAAACAGGATTGGAATAATCACCGATGGGGGCGGCGCAGGGGTCATGGCTACGGACATGGCCGAGATGCTTGGCTTGAGGGTTCCCGAGCTCAAGGGCGAGGCTCGGGAAAAGCTGGAAGAGCTGAAGGATAAAGGTTTTCTACCCAAATATTCACAGCTGTCAAACCCAGTTGACTTAACAGGCTCTGCTACCAGTGAAATGTTTGTAGAGTCCACCAGGATACTTCTCGAATCAGACGAGGTCGACGCTGTCGTTATTTTGGCTCTGCACCAGGTGCCCGGCATCCCTGACCCAGTAGCCCTCGCACGTGAAATCGCAGGCATTGCCAAGAACTACGATAAACCTGTCGTCGCTGTAGACACTGGGTGGAGCGAGACAGCCATACTGGAAAGAAGGGAATTCGACATAAATGGTATACCAGCGTATCCTACTCCCGAGAGAGCTGTAAAGTCCCTTGCAGGTCTGATTAGGTACGGTGAGTACCTTTCTCGCAAGGGGGTGCTTGATAGATACGTTGAGGGGATCCTAAGGCTAAGGGCTAGAGATTAA
- a CDS encoding V-type ATPase 116kDa subunit family protein — protein sequence MSLPEKVARFRAAAPAEQEVALLNAIISVGSVHLESELGSLKSALPELLVDVLEGRVNYANLNVDEALEVARKVLRPEDPFLLKLEDKVKELRQVEFIEKILDKLGGIGVSPDSFGKQRLGVITGFMLVRDENVHDAISELVNAGIIVRRARVSPEHHIVIMIYSVNKSQEVDAVKKKYSLGIQLPQWFFEPLETAKRRAEEEKTRIKKEIIETLVEIAGVLRDAFEFERATRIEIISNTLKAIENAEKNIQELERLFTELMAFNIVHGICRKRITVFEEIGLKKPVCELLRNILNNEKVTRQQFRRVLAHIFSQEELDEIENEYTRLLSLQSLYKALGTLKLEELAEKSVYIVASGGQRLEEVERPEYIVSYGYKTINKFADEDMRIYIFSVPEETSSALVNYLKDRLRAQVIVVTRDSQAFNNTQEQLARSLETVKNSLLTTIVSRSIFKTGTKPERILSILNNEELKKAYSYISQLKSGVPQRGLPEGDIYSYLKSLTGLADETSEEISHVREEIEFVKEVPCENVTERLRNIEKSLVDVSSKLVELLSYKSVVETMFRAQPLLSEIRVFRSRRITVIEGYVPVKYVPLLEQTLKSKVPRLLYFKYFEIPRTATAPTYVERKGLKKYLYTLTSMRGTPAYWELDPTLIFTGLFIVMYGMMFGDIGHGLVLSLFGAFMWKTKYRLLGITREGAATLGVLSLLAGLASMIFGYIYGTMFFLVPLGKPIIAPIHDVYGIIAVALWFGVAQLILAFILNMVNLWIYGDRLGALFSGMGGAGLAFYGSGVVIAYRLATSGFNLAILSSSELAPFISVLVIALLSVVGYGMFEALHRGEKEKFMHAISEVIEMIIAFPANSLSYIRLAAFAMAHEAFGILAENMAGFTGPIASYLVANFLVLGIEGLAVGIQAMRLTYYEFSTKFFKGTGIKFEPVATPISSIEKTKA from the coding sequence TTGTCGCTACCAGAAAAAGTTGCAAGGTTTAGGGCAGCGGCTCCAGCTGAGCAAGAAGTAGCATTGCTAAATGCAATTATAAGTGTTGGCAGTGTCCACTTGGAAAGCGAGCTTGGGTCTTTGAAGAGTGCTCTACCAGAGCTTCTTGTAGATGTCCTAGAAGGCAGAGTGAACTATGCTAACCTGAATGTTGACGAGGCCTTAGAGGTTGCAAGGAAGGTTCTCCGCCCAGAAGACCCGTTCCTGCTTAAGCTAGAGGACAAGGTAAAGGAATTGAGACAAGTAGAGTTTATAGAGAAAATTTTGGATAAGCTTGGTGGAATAGGGGTTTCGCCTGACAGCTTCGGCAAACAGCGTCTCGGCGTCATAACGGGCTTTATGCTGGTTAGAGATGAGAACGTGCACGATGCCATAAGTGAACTTGTAAATGCTGGGATAATTGTTAGACGTGCAAGAGTCTCACCCGAGCACCACATAGTCATCATGATTTACAGCGTCAACAAGAGCCAAGAGGTAGATGCAGTAAAGAAAAAATACTCTTTAGGCATACAGTTACCGCAGTGGTTCTTTGAGCCCCTAGAAACGGCAAAGAGAAGGGCCGAGGAAGAAAAAACCAGGATCAAAAAAGAGATAATAGAGACGCTCGTAGAGATTGCTGGTGTCCTAAGAGACGCCTTTGAATTTGAAAGAGCCACTAGGATAGAAATTATCTCTAACACCTTGAAGGCAATAGAAAACGCTGAAAAGAACATCCAAGAACTAGAGAGACTCTTCACTGAACTCATGGCTTTTAACATCGTGCACGGGATCTGTAGAAAGAGAATCACTGTTTTCGAAGAAATCGGCCTTAAAAAACCAGTATGTGAGCTTTTAAGAAACATACTCAATAACGAAAAGGTTACACGTCAACAGTTCAGGAGAGTGCTGGCTCATATCTTTTCCCAGGAGGAACTAGACGAAATCGAAAACGAATATACAAGGCTTCTCTCTCTACAAAGCCTGTATAAAGCCTTGGGGACACTAAAATTAGAAGAATTAGCCGAGAAAAGCGTTTACATTGTGGCATCAGGAGGACAAAGACTAGAAGAAGTAGAGCGCCCAGAATACATTGTGAGTTATGGGTACAAGACTATAAACAAGTTTGCTGACGAAGACATGCGTATCTACATCTTCTCAGTCCCGGAGGAAACCTCGTCAGCTTTAGTCAATTATTTGAAGGACAGACTGAGGGCACAAGTAATTGTTGTAACTAGAGACAGCCAAGCTTTTAACAATACTCAGGAACAGCTTGCTAGAAGCCTAGAAACTGTAAAAAACAGTCTTTTGACAACTATAGTCTCAAGGAGCATCTTTAAAACAGGTACAAAGCCTGAAAGGATCCTCTCAATACTTAACAATGAGGAGCTGAAAAAAGCCTACAGCTACATATCCCAGCTTAAAAGTGGTGTTCCACAGAGGGGGCTACCAGAGGGAGACATATATTCATATCTAAAGTCTCTAACAGGGCTCGCAGATGAGACTTCCGAGGAGATAAGCCATGTGCGCGAGGAAATAGAGTTTGTAAAAGAGGTTCCATGTGAAAACGTTACGGAGAGACTCAGAAACATTGAAAAATCCCTCGTAGATGTCTCGAGCAAGCTTGTCGAGCTACTTTCATACAAATCCGTCGTTGAAACAATGTTTAGGGCACAGCCACTCTTGAGTGAGATCAGGGTCTTCAGAAGCAGGAGAATCACGGTCATAGAGGGGTATGTCCCAGTAAAATATGTCCCACTGCTAGAACAAACACTAAAAAGCAAGGTGCCGAGACTCTTGTACTTTAAGTACTTCGAAATCCCGAGGACAGCCACTGCTCCTACCTATGTCGAAAGAAAAGGCTTGAAGAAATACTTGTACACGCTTACGTCGATGAGGGGTACACCAGCCTACTGGGAGTTAGACCCAACACTCATCTTTACAGGGCTATTCATAGTCATGTATGGAATGATGTTCGGCGATATTGGACACGGACTAGTACTCTCGCTGTTCGGAGCATTCATGTGGAAAACGAAATACAGGCTGTTGGGAATAACAAGGGAGGGAGCAGCCACACTAGGGGTTCTCTCACTGCTAGCAGGACTTGCGAGCATGATTTTCGGCTACATATACGGAACCATGTTTTTCTTGGTGCCGCTCGGCAAACCCATTATTGCGCCTATACATGACGTTTACGGCATAATAGCTGTAGCTCTATGGTTCGGAGTTGCACAGCTAATACTGGCATTCATACTGAACATGGTAAACCTGTGGATATATGGAGACAGGCTTGGAGCCTTGTTCAGTGGCATGGGCGGCGCTGGGCTCGCCTTCTACGGTTCAGGAGTAGTAATCGCGTATAGGCTGGCCACCTCTGGCTTCAATCTAGCCATCCTGTCATCGTCCGAATTAGCCCCGTTCATCTCGGTTCTAGTTATAGCTTTGCTCAGCGTAGTGGGCTACGGCATGTTCGAGGCCTTGCACCGTGGAGAAAAAGAGAAATTTATGCACGCAATCAGCGAAGTCATAGAAATGATTATTGCATTCCCAGCTAACTCGTTGTCATATATACGGCTAGCCGCATTTGCAATGGCACACGAGGCCTTCGGGATACTCGCAGAAAACATGGCCGGCTTTACTGGGCCCATAGCTAGCTACCTTGTGGCAAACTTTTTAGTACTAGGAATAGAGGGGCTGGCCGTCGGCATACAGGCTATGAGACTTACATACTACGAATTCTCCACAAAGTTCTTCAAGGGCACAGGGATAAAGTTCGAGCCCGTTGCTACTCCGATATCAAGCATAGAGAAGACAAAAGCATAA
- a CDS encoding ATP synthase subunit C — MKHKKIAYLLLMANIVIMVLGLSVLAHATSKIGTVNLQVQETTKRLELPDAIALLAGAIAVVGSTFASGIALKGVATAGFAAAAEKPELSTWLLIMGGLAEGIAVYGLLLGILILGKI; from the coding sequence ATGAAGCACAAGAAAATAGCATACCTGTTACTGATGGCCAACATAGTCATCATGGTGCTAGGGCTAAGCGTCCTTGCCCATGCAACCTCGAAAATAGGCACCGTAAATCTCCAAGTACAAGAGACAACTAAAAGGCTAGAGCTTCCAGACGCAATAGCCCTATTGGCTGGAGCAATCGCTGTTGTTGGCTCAACCTTTGCTTCGGGTATAGCACTAAAAGGCGTAGCTACAGCAGGCTTCGCAGCAGCTGCAGAAAAACCCGAGCTGTCCACGTGGCTGCTGATCATGGGCGGTCTAGCAGAAGGTATCGCGGTCTATGGACTGCTACTAGGAATACTGATACTTGGAAAGATATAA
- a CDS encoding V-type ATPase subunit yields the protein MENYIAVRAHGLKSRLLTRNDYEQIVNGDKDVGAFKDYSLIGEKDTLEEKLEKIYRVYVSRISLLAKASQEYSPFIYALLDRLEIENIKIQLRHILGYARPVIYYPYGRHIGPAKISNLKTESSIWEVLRESYLLTTNVPNFTTGLVAEREAFLDFQYYAYLMKQLDAVRIDKEEKSELKEAIKSEASLHLAYWIRVLKPQTVENLAKYSGLDAKPAEITLKEESTTDLLKTIHETIMRKIITRIETRHFTTIPFVYAYNFYAKLEAQNLEKILLGKTIGLPGEIIIRNLIFLE from the coding sequence ATGGAAAACTATATTGCTGTAAGGGCCCACGGCTTAAAATCCAGGCTCCTAACCAGGAACGATTACGAACAAATAGTAAATGGAGACAAAGATGTAGGCGCCTTCAAAGACTACTCGTTGATTGGCGAGAAGGATACACTAGAAGAAAAACTAGAAAAAATATACCGGGTATACGTTTCACGCATAAGCCTCCTGGCAAAAGCGTCACAAGAATATTCGCCATTCATCTATGCGCTCTTAGACAGGCTTGAAATTGAAAACATAAAGATACAGCTAAGACACATACTCGGCTACGCAAGGCCAGTCATATACTACCCCTACGGGAGGCACATTGGCCCAGCAAAGATATCAAACCTAAAAACAGAGTCCTCTATATGGGAGGTACTCAGAGAAAGCTACCTGCTGACAACCAATGTCCCCAACTTTACTACGGGCTTGGTAGCAGAGAGAGAAGCATTTCTCGACTTCCAGTACTATGCCTACCTCATGAAACAGCTAGATGCTGTAAGAATAGATAAGGAGGAGAAAAGCGAGCTAAAAGAAGCCATAAAAAGCGAGGCAAGTCTACACCTAGCTTACTGGATAAGAGTTCTAAAGCCACAAACAGTGGAAAACTTAGCTAAATACTCAGGCCTAGACGCTAAACCAGCAGAAATAACATTAAAAGAGGAATCAACAACTGACCTCTTAAAGACTATACATGAAACAATAATGAGAAAAATAATAACTAGAATAGAGACTAGACATTTCACAACCATTCCATTCGTCTATGCATACAACTTTTACGCCAAGCTAGAAGCCCAGAACCTCGAAAAAATACTGCTGGGCAAAACAATTGGCCTGCCGGGAGAAATAATAATTCGAAATTTGATCTTTCTCGAGTAA
- a CDS encoding V-type ATP synthase subunit D: MALQELAFLPASRGTLQYLRRKLELVKRGKDVLQMRRDQLAKEVLAIMDELRKRPEAEKQFIEAARYAAIMRMARGEHEFRSMSSLVRPPKLTHIIVSYQGIPVPQIRITEEPDWTRLADPDYRRVIENLWNAVKTMIDVANKEVAVEKISDQLLYINRVVNSLEKNVIPQLESALRRVEEKVVDEELEDFVRVKILGGK, translated from the coding sequence ATGGCCCTACAAGAATTAGCCTTTCTCCCGGCCTCGAGGGGCACACTACAGTATCTACGAAGAAAGCTTGAGCTCGTAAAGAGGGGTAAAGACGTCCTGCAGATGAGGCGCGACCAGCTCGCCAAAGAAGTTCTAGCAATTATGGACGAGTTGAGGAAGCGGCCGGAGGCAGAGAAACAATTCATAGAGGCTGCAAGGTACGCCGCCATAATGCGTATGGCCAGGGGCGAACACGAGTTTAGATCAATGTCATCACTGGTAAGGCCGCCTAAACTCACACACATAATAGTCAGCTACCAAGGCATACCAGTCCCCCAGATAAGGATAACAGAGGAGCCCGACTGGACGAGGCTAGCAGATCCCGATTACCGGAGAGTTATCGAGAACCTGTGGAACGCCGTCAAGACAATGATCGATGTAGCTAACAAGGAGGTAGCAGTAGAGAAGATAAGCGACCAGCTACTCTACATAAACAGAGTCGTGAACAGCCTCGAGAAAAACGTCATCCCACAGCTCGAGTCAGCACTAAGAAGGGTCGAAGAAAAAGTAGTAGACGAGGAGCTAGAAGACTTCGTACGTGTAAAAATCCTAGGTGGCAAGTAA
- a CDS encoding V-type ATP synthase subunit B, translating to MAETMLQKLIQLYPGRIYRGVREIRGNLLIVDGIEDAAYNEVVRIFGKDARERFGSVLETKIGQATVQVLGDREGLDTDTVLKFTGSTFKIRVSEDVIGRIFNGRFEPRDGLPPIVTGELREITGEPINPVSREYPKDFIQTGVSAIDGLFSLIRGQKLPIFSVSGLPHNLLAAQVARQATVRGEGEQFAVVFAGIGLRKTEAEFFLEQFRETGAIERLVAILNMADDPAVERLWTPRIALTVAEYLAFDLDMHVLVIMTDMTNYCEALREVSSARGEIPGRLGYPGYLYSDLATLYERAGVIKGKKGTVTLFPILTMPGGDLRHPIPDLTGYITEGQIFLAQEMYAQGIYPPINVLPSLSRIMKSGIGPGKTREDHRYLADQLYDAYSRGVKARDLARIIGEVGLSERNRRFLKFAEEFENKFVNQGFYENRTIEETLDIGWQVLSILPEEELVRIPQKIIEKYHPKYRS from the coding sequence ATGGCAGAAACAATGCTCCAGAAATTGATACAGCTGTATCCAGGAAGAATATACAGAGGAGTACGAGAGATCAGAGGCAACCTCCTTATCGTCGACGGCATCGAGGACGCCGCATACAACGAGGTTGTCAGGATCTTCGGTAAAGACGCCCGCGAGAGATTTGGCAGCGTACTCGAGACAAAAATAGGACAAGCGACCGTACAAGTTCTCGGCGACAGAGAAGGCCTCGACACAGACACCGTCCTCAAGTTTACGGGCTCAACATTCAAAATAAGGGTCTCAGAGGACGTAATCGGCAGAATATTCAACGGACGCTTCGAGCCACGCGACGGGTTGCCTCCAATAGTCACGGGCGAGCTCAGAGAAATCACTGGCGAGCCAATAAACCCTGTGTCAAGGGAATACCCCAAAGACTTTATCCAGACAGGTGTCTCAGCCATAGACGGGCTCTTCAGCTTGATCAGAGGACAAAAGCTTCCAATATTCAGCGTCTCAGGGCTACCCCACAACCTCCTAGCCGCACAGGTAGCCCGACAGGCAACAGTTAGAGGCGAAGGAGAACAGTTCGCAGTTGTATTCGCAGGTATAGGTCTAAGGAAAACAGAGGCAGAATTCTTCCTAGAGCAGTTCAGGGAAACAGGAGCAATAGAGAGACTAGTCGCAATATTAAACATGGCTGACGACCCAGCAGTAGAAAGGCTATGGACCCCCAGGATAGCCCTGACCGTCGCAGAATACCTAGCATTCGACCTAGACATGCATGTCCTAGTAATCATGACTGACATGACAAACTACTGTGAAGCCCTCCGCGAAGTAAGCTCCGCCAGAGGAGAAATCCCAGGACGTCTGGGTTACCCAGGATACCTATACAGCGACCTCGCCACGCTGTATGAAAGGGCAGGCGTGATAAAAGGCAAGAAAGGGACAGTCACTCTCTTCCCAATACTAACAATGCCAGGCGGCGACCTCAGGCACCCAATCCCCGACCTAACGGGATACATAACTGAGGGACAAATCTTCTTGGCACAAGAAATGTATGCACAAGGAATCTACCCGCCAATCAATGTTCTGCCAAGCCTGAGCAGGATAATGAAGTCAGGAATAGGACCCGGAAAGACACGTGAAGACCACCGCTACCTCGCCGACCAGCTCTACGACGCCTACTCAAGGGGCGTGAAGGCAAGAGACCTAGCCAGGATTATAGGCGAGGTTGGACTAAGCGAGAGAAACAGGCGCTTCCTAAAGTTTGCAGAAGAATTCGAAAACAAGTTTGTCAACCAGGGCTTCTACGAGAACAGGACAATCGAGGAAACACTCGACATTGGATGGCAAGTCCTCTCAATACTCCCAGAAGAAGAACTAGTAAGGATTCCGCAAAAAATTATCGAAAAATATCATCCAAAGTACAGGAGCTAG